In Nitrobacteraceae bacterium AZCC 1564, the following proteins share a genomic window:
- a CDS encoding 2,3,4,5-tetrahydropyridine-2-carboxylate N-succinyltransferase (product_source=KO:K00674; cath_funfam=1.10.166.10,2.160.10.10; cog=COG2171; ko=KO:K00674; pfam=PF14602,PF14805; superfamily=51161; tigrfam=TIGR00965) gives MSLSALETTLNTAFDARDTVNSGTKGEVREAVDHALQLLDEGKARVAERQGDGQWKVHQWLKKAVLLSFRLNDMTTISGGPGSATWWDKVPSKFEGWGEDRFRTAGFRAVPGAIVRRSAFIAKNVVLMPSFVNLGAYVDESTMVDTWSTVGSCAQIGKNVHISGGVGIGGVLEPLQAGPVIIEDDCFIGARSEVAEGVIVRKGAVLSMGVFLGASTKIVDRETGETFIGEVPAYSVVVPGSMPGKPLKDGSPGPSLSCAVIVKRVDERTRAKTSINELLRD, from the coding sequence ATGTCTCTCTCCGCTCTCGAAACCACGCTGAACACCGCTTTCGATGCCCGTGACACCGTCAATTCCGGGACCAAAGGCGAAGTCCGTGAGGCCGTGGACCACGCTCTGCAACTGCTGGATGAGGGCAAGGCTCGCGTCGCAGAACGGCAGGGTGATGGCCAATGGAAGGTACATCAGTGGCTGAAGAAGGCTGTTTTGCTGTCGTTCCGGTTAAACGACATGACGACCATTTCCGGCGGCCCCGGCAGCGCCACCTGGTGGGACAAGGTGCCGTCGAAGTTCGAGGGCTGGGGTGAAGATCGTTTTCGTACGGCAGGTTTCCGTGCCGTTCCCGGCGCGATCGTGCGCCGCTCGGCCTTCATTGCCAAGAACGTCGTGCTGATGCCGTCCTTCGTGAATCTCGGCGCCTATGTGGATGAATCGACCATGGTGGACACCTGGTCGACGGTGGGGTCCTGCGCACAGATCGGCAAGAACGTGCACATCTCCGGTGGCGTCGGCATCGGCGGCGTGCTGGAGCCGCTGCAGGCTGGCCCCGTGATCATCGAAGATGATTGCTTCATCGGCGCACGTTCGGAGGTCGCCGAAGGCGTGATCGTGCGCAAGGGTGCGGTGCTGTCCATGGGTGTGTTTCTCGGTGCGTCGACCAAGATCGTCGATCGTGAGACCGGAGAGACCTTCATTGGCGAGGTGCCGGCATACTCGGTTGTGGTCCCGGGTTCGATGCCGGGCAAGCCGCTCAAGGATGGCTCGCCGGGTCCGTCGCTGAGCTGCGCCGTGATCGTCAAGCGCGTTGACGAGCGGACCCGCGCCAAGACCAGCATCAACGAGCTGCTGCGCGACTGA
- a CDS encoding PAT family beta-lactamase induction signal transducer AmpG (product_source=KO:K08218; cath_funfam=1.20.1250.20; cog=COG2814; ko=KO:K08218; pfam=PF07690; superfamily=103473; transmembrane_helix_parts=Inside_1_29,TMhelix_30_52,Outside_53_61,TMhelix_62_81,Inside_82_101,TMhelix_102_121,Outside_122_125,TMhelix_126_148,Inside_149_167,TMhelix_168_190,Outside_191_199,TMhelix_200_222,Inside_223_264,TMhelix_265_287,Outside_288_296,TMhelix_297_319,Inside_320_325,TMhelix_326_348,Outside_349_357,TMhelix_358_380,Inside_381_392,TMhelix_393_412,Outside_413_416,TMhelix_417_439,Inside_440_454) — MTTPEIAKTASPPSRAAWRAALEVYLQPRVLIVLFLGFSSGLPLALSGSTLLVWMRESGVDLGTIGLFALVGTPYTLKFLWAPLVDALHVPILTQWLGRRRGWLVFAQLLLIAAILVLAMTDPARSPFYVAFGALLVATASATQDIVVDAFRVESLPESEQAAGMASYVAAYRVGMLISTAGALFLVSGFEATGLTKSAAWMWGYVAMAAMVLIGMIASLVATEPEQSRRADEATSGESAIKRVTTAAVGAFTEFLSRKDVWAILAFVVLYKFTDSFSGAMTAPFVIDLGFSRNDYAAIVKGVGLAATLLGGFAGGFLARAWSLEACLWIGGVLQAISNLSFAWLSLVGLNQWALALAITAENFTSAIGTVIFVAYLSSLCQSPLHTATQYALLTAFAAIGRTYLSSGAGYVAQATGWPIFFVLSVVVAVPSFILLAWLQQRGHFAALAKDRKS; from the coding sequence ATGACAACTCCTGAAATAGCGAAGACAGCCTCACCCCCTTCCCGCGCCGCCTGGCGCGCGGCTTTGGAGGTGTATCTGCAGCCGCGGGTGCTGATCGTCCTGTTTCTCGGCTTTTCGTCGGGTCTGCCGCTCGCGCTCTCTGGCTCCACACTGCTGGTATGGATGCGGGAATCCGGTGTCGATCTCGGCACCATCGGCCTGTTTGCCCTGGTTGGCACCCCCTACACTTTGAAGTTTCTCTGGGCGCCGCTCGTTGACGCGCTGCATGTGCCGATTCTGACGCAATGGCTGGGACGCCGTCGCGGCTGGCTGGTGTTCGCGCAACTCCTGCTCATCGCAGCAATCCTGGTGCTCGCCATGACGGATCCAGCGCGATCACCTTTCTATGTCGCATTCGGTGCGCTGCTGGTCGCGACAGCTTCGGCAACACAGGACATTGTCGTCGACGCGTTTCGTGTCGAAAGTCTGCCGGAAAGCGAACAGGCCGCGGGTATGGCCTCTTACGTCGCCGCTTATCGCGTTGGCATGCTGATCTCGACAGCTGGTGCACTGTTTCTGGTCAGCGGATTTGAAGCCACCGGCTTGACGAAATCAGCGGCATGGATGTGGGGCTATGTCGCGATGGCCGCGATGGTGCTGATCGGCATGATCGCGTCATTGGTCGCAACCGAACCCGAGCAGTCTCGCCGCGCTGATGAAGCGACATCCGGCGAAAGTGCAATCAAGCGCGTCACCACGGCTGCTGTCGGTGCGTTCACCGAATTTCTCAGCCGCAAGGATGTCTGGGCGATTCTCGCGTTCGTCGTCCTGTACAAGTTCACGGATTCATTCTCAGGCGCGATGACGGCGCCGTTCGTGATCGATCTCGGATTCAGCCGCAACGATTATGCAGCCATCGTCAAAGGGGTTGGCCTCGCGGCAACGTTGCTTGGCGGATTCGCTGGCGGCTTTCTGGCCCGTGCGTGGTCGCTTGAGGCGTGCCTATGGATCGGCGGCGTGCTGCAGGCGATTTCGAACCTCTCGTTTGCCTGGCTGTCGCTGGTTGGCCTCAACCAGTGGGCCCTCGCGCTCGCGATTACTGCCGAGAACTTCACTAGCGCGATCGGCACCGTGATATTCGTCGCGTATCTGTCCTCGCTGTGCCAAAGCCCGCTGCACACCGCGACCCAGTACGCACTCCTGACGGCATTCGCCGCCATCGGCCGCACTTACCTGTCGTCAGGCGCGGGTTACGTCGCACAAGCGACCGGCTGGCCGATATTCTTTGTGCTTAGCGTCGTTGTGGCTGTCCCGAGCTTTATCCTGCTAGCGTGGCTGCAGCAACGCGGACATTTCGCCGCGTTAGCAAAAGACCGGAAATCCTGA
- a CDS encoding hypothetical protein (product_source=Hypo-rule applied; cleavage_site_network=SignalP-noTM; transmembrane_helix_parts=Inside_1_8,TMhelix_9_31,Outside_32_140), which translates to MKSPLLAKFAIGFFSVCCAISLGATGAFAQASKPPAPKPLHAGEVLSGELTAMRSGPRKKRMITYQLTSEPRRLPAPLGLCNLETGPETFQIVTKSDAEVAALKPYIGKSVSLKAEEMSCAAEAGQFSDAIVSKWSVVKH; encoded by the coding sequence ATGAAGTCACCTCTGCTTGCAAAATTCGCAATCGGATTTTTCTCCGTGTGCTGTGCGATCTCGCTCGGGGCAACAGGAGCGTTTGCACAAGCGAGCAAGCCTCCCGCGCCGAAGCCGCTTCATGCCGGTGAGGTGCTGTCGGGAGAATTGACCGCGATGCGCAGCGGTCCACGGAAGAAGCGAATGATCACGTATCAGCTCACCAGTGAGCCGCGCCGATTGCCGGCGCCGTTAGGTCTTTGCAATCTTGAGACAGGCCCTGAGACATTCCAGATCGTGACCAAGAGCGATGCCGAAGTCGCGGCGCTCAAGCCCTATATCGGCAAAAGTGTCTCGCTGAAGGCTGAGGAAATGTCCTGTGCAGCCGAGGCTGGGCAATTCAGCGATGCCATTGTGTCGAAGTGGAGCGTGGTGAAGCACTGA
- a CDS encoding recombination protein RecR (product_source=KO:K06187; cath_funfam=3.40.1360.10; cog=COG0353; ko=KO:K06187; pfam=PF02132,PF13662; smart=SM00278; superfamily=111304; tigrfam=TIGR00615), whose product MATSVAGPEIERLIQLLARLPGLGPRSARRAALHLIKKREALMTPLSAALQVAIDKIQVCKTCGNIDTNNPCTVCTDPRRDPSIIVVVADVSDLWALERANATNGRYHVLGATLSPLDGVGPQDLTIDALVARAHDPQVTEIILALNATVDGQTTAHYITDLLQDANVRITRLAHGVPVGGELDYLDEGTLSAAMRQRTLF is encoded by the coding sequence ATGGCTACTTCGGTTGCCGGTCCTGAGATCGAACGGCTGATACAATTACTTGCACGGTTGCCGGGGTTGGGTCCGCGCTCGGCGCGGCGCGCGGCACTGCATCTGATCAAGAAACGCGAAGCCTTGATGACGCCGCTCTCGGCTGCGTTGCAGGTTGCGATTGACAAGATTCAGGTCTGCAAGACCTGCGGCAACATCGATACGAATAACCCATGCACCGTCTGTACCGATCCGCGACGCGATCCATCCATCATTGTCGTGGTGGCAGACGTTTCGGATTTGTGGGCGTTGGAACGCGCCAATGCCACAAACGGCCGCTACCACGTGCTGGGTGCGACATTGTCGCCGCTCGACGGTGTCGGTCCGCAGGATCTGACCATCGACGCGCTGGTGGCGCGTGCGCACGATCCGCAGGTCACGGAAATCATTCTGGCACTTAATGCAACTGTCGATGGGCAGACCACGGCGCATTACATCACAGACTTGCTGCAGGATGCTAATGTCCGAATCACGCGGCTCGCGCACGGTGTGCCGGTTGGTGGTGAGCTCGACTATCTCGACGAAGGCACGCTCTCGGCTGCGATGCGGCAGCGAACTCTGTTTTGA
- a CDS encoding DNA-binding YbaB/EbfC family protein (product_source=TIGR00103; cath_funfam=3.30.1310.10; cog=COG0718; ko=KO:K09747; pfam=PF02575; superfamily=82607; tigrfam=TIGR00103), translating to MADFLGMMKQAAQLQSKMKAMQEELDHVEVEGVSGGGLVSVRMTAKMEVKGIKIDPSLMKAEEREILEDLLVTAHGDARRKAETAMQEKMQSLTGGLGLPPGLGLG from the coding sequence ATGGCTGATTTTCTCGGCATGATGAAGCAGGCCGCTCAGCTTCAATCGAAGATGAAGGCGATGCAGGAAGAGCTCGATCACGTCGAGGTCGAAGGCGTGTCCGGCGGCGGCCTTGTCAGTGTTCGTATGACGGCGAAGATGGAAGTGAAGGGGATCAAGATTGACCCTTCGCTGATGAAGGCTGAGGAGCGCGAGATCCTCGAGGATCTGCTGGTGACGGCGCATGGTGATGCCCGTCGCAAGGCAGAGACGGCGATGCAAGAAAAGATGCAGTCGCTGACTGGCGGACTCGGTCTACCGCCGGGGCTGGGTCTCGGCTAA
- a CDS encoding DNA polymerase-3 subunit gamma/tau (product_source=KO:K02343; cath_funfam=1.10.8.60,1.20.272.10,3.40.50.300; cog=COG2812; ko=KO:K02343; pfam=PF12169,PF12362,PF13177; smart=SM00382; superfamily=48019,52540; tigrfam=TIGR02397) produces MTDADISAVTQADQAGFALGGASGSANAGTGYRVLARKYRPSTFDDLIGQEAMVRTVSNSFEAGRIPQAWILTGVRGVGKTTTARILARALNYELPDGSVKGPTIHMPTMGTHCQAIMESRHIDILEMDAASHTGIDDVRQITDGVRYAPSSARYKVYIIDEVHMLSEKAFNAFLKTLEEPPEHAKFVFATTEIRKVPVTVLSRCQRFDLRRVDSGVLMAHLANISDKEGVKAEPEALGLIARAAEGSVRDSLSLLDQAIAHAAGVVRAEDVRQMLGLADRTRVIDLFQSLASGDIAAAFKEFREQYDTGADPVVVLSDLAEFVNFVTRVKVVPATADNLALGETERTRGRDFAAKLSMRVLSRMWQMLLKGIAEVQAATRPQAAAEMVLVRIAYVADLPTPDEAIKMIDAGGGSSPVVGGNGSGNGVPRGTVSMVVDHGSPVRAVASGARPGGEALNRPQMSAPAPAESAPAQPQRRIATFAELVALAGEKRDLQIKSALEADMRLVRMEDGQLEVALERSAARSVINDLSRKLEFWTGRRWTIIVSNEQGQPTLRSQALAAKEQLTAGVHADPRVQAVFAKFPGAQLVDVRRLAPEPASEPTGEDPVEPIEDDEL; encoded by the coding sequence ATGACCGATGCTGACATTTCCGCCGTGACCCAAGCCGATCAGGCGGGTTTCGCGCTCGGCGGCGCATCCGGTTCCGCAAATGCCGGGACAGGCTATCGGGTTCTGGCACGCAAATATCGCCCCTCGACATTCGACGATCTCATCGGCCAGGAGGCCATGGTCCGCACCGTCTCGAATTCGTTCGAGGCCGGACGCATTCCGCAGGCCTGGATTCTCACCGGCGTTCGCGGCGTCGGAAAAACCACGACCGCGCGCATCCTGGCCCGTGCGCTGAACTATGAGCTGCCGGACGGTTCAGTGAAGGGGCCAACCATCCATATGCCGACGATGGGGACCCACTGTCAGGCCATCATGGAAAGCCGGCATATCGACATCCTTGAAATGGACGCGGCGTCGCACACCGGTATCGATGACGTACGTCAGATCACCGACGGCGTGCGGTATGCGCCGTCGAGTGCCCGCTACAAAGTCTACATCATCGACGAGGTCCACATGCTCTCGGAGAAGGCGTTCAACGCCTTCCTGAAGACGCTGGAGGAGCCGCCGGAGCACGCCAAGTTCGTTTTCGCCACGACCGAGATCCGCAAGGTGCCGGTTACGGTGTTGTCGCGCTGCCAACGTTTCGACTTGCGGCGGGTTGATTCAGGCGTGCTGATGGCGCACCTCGCCAACATCTCCGACAAAGAAGGGGTGAAGGCGGAGCCGGAAGCGTTGGGTCTTATCGCGCGGGCAGCGGAAGGTTCGGTGCGTGACTCGCTATCGCTGCTCGATCAGGCGATCGCACATGCGGCTGGTGTTGTTCGCGCCGAAGACGTCCGGCAGATGCTGGGCCTTGCCGATCGCACGCGCGTGATCGATCTGTTTCAGTCATTGGCGAGCGGCGACATCGCTGCTGCGTTCAAGGAATTTCGCGAGCAGTACGACACCGGCGCGGATCCGGTCGTGGTGCTGAGCGATCTTGCCGAGTTCGTGAATTTCGTCACCCGCGTAAAAGTCGTGCCGGCCACAGCCGACAATCTGGCACTTGGTGAAACCGAGCGAACCCGCGGGCGCGATTTTGCTGCCAAGCTTTCCATGCGGGTGCTGTCCCGGATGTGGCAGATGCTGCTGAAGGGGATTGCGGAAGTTCAGGCCGCGACACGTCCGCAGGCCGCGGCGGAAATGGTGCTGGTGCGCATCGCTTACGTCGCCGATCTTCCGACGCCGGACGAGGCGATCAAGATGATCGATGCCGGCGGCGGTTCATCGCCTGTAGTCGGTGGAAATGGGAGCGGCAATGGCGTGCCGCGCGGCACGGTGTCGATGGTTGTGGACCATGGCTCGCCCGTGCGAGCGGTAGCCTCAGGCGCGCGCCCTGGTGGTGAGGCATTGAACCGTCCGCAGATGAGCGCGCCGGCGCCCGCCGAATCAGCGCCTGCGCAGCCGCAGCGGCGGATAGCGACGTTCGCTGAACTGGTCGCGCTTGCGGGCGAGAAGCGAGATCTGCAGATCAAATCCGCCCTTGAAGCAGATATGCGCCTGGTGCGCATGGAGGATGGCCAGCTTGAAGTTGCGCTGGAGCGCAGTGCCGCGCGCTCCGTGATCAACGACTTGTCGCGCAAGCTCGAATTCTGGACTGGCCGTCGCTGGACCATCATCGTGTCCAACGAACAGGGACAGCCGACGCTGCGCTCGCAGGCGTTGGCGGCCAAGGAACAGCTCACCGCCGGGGTGCATGCTGATCCCCGCGTGCAGGCAGTGTTTGCAAAATTCCCCGGCGCACAATTAGTTGATGTACGCAGGCTGGCACCGGAGCCCGCGAGTGAGCCGACTGGCGAAGATCCTGTCGAGCCGATTGAAGACGACGAACTTTAA